The region TCTCCCTGCTTACACTACGGATGAACCTTTTTAATGTCAACAAAATCTGTTACCAATGCCACAAAAATACACAACATGGAAACAGATGCACAAGCAAATAAGCAATTGAAGGTTTTTGAAGAACACTTAAGAAAATAAGGGCACAGAAAGTCTAAGATACTACATGCATACATACGATTACCTATGATTGATAAACCTAGCAACATTTCCATAACATGTTGCATCCAAGCAGAGGGCCTCTTCATCCTTAGGAACTCCCTTCAACCCCCAGTAAGCATCCAGCAGGACTGGAGATGTATGTTTCTCCCTGTTCCTTGCATAAAACTCAGGGATGGTGAGTATTTCTCCAACAAACTCACAAACAAAAGCTCCTTTGGGGAGATTCTCGAGAGTTCTCAGGCCCCAACCTTTTCCATCAGGTGTCAGAAACACCTAGCATTCAGAGAAAACTAGTCATGTAAAACACTCTCACAAAAAAGCAAATTCAAAAGTAAATGCCTAAACCTGAAAAGCAACCTAAGATAACAAGGACCAGAAAATGTACAAGACTAGGATGAACCAAACCTGCAATTTATAATTTACACCTCTCTGCACCACCCGATTGCCACACTGCTTATTGCACCCACATTTGATCCAACACTCTTTGATTACTTTTCTCTGTAAGTGACCCTTACAAGGCTCCGGAAAGTCATCCGCTTTTGATCTCTCAAGAGGGCACTCTGTGCAATTAAGAAGACATTGTTTTTGAGGATCACGAGTCATAGAGATACACTCTTCTAAGAAGTCTTCCTTAATAACACCTTCCGGGGTATAAGCAAATTTTCCCCCAGCTTGACAAGCACATACACAAGGCTTCTGGGACAAGAGACAATCCCCGAGACATGTAGGACAACATCTTTCATCTCCAATCCGAGAAAGAGAAAAACTAACATGGGCATTTTGAAATACCAAATTGTCTGATATATATTGAAACGGTGTAGGAAACTctttattaatttcatttacccatgaaatttcaaaattttcttctccCTTGGTTATGTCACTTGCATCAAGAACACGCCTTAATTCATTAGATGTAAGATGATGCTGTGGAGCTACCACCAATTCCTTCCTCCCAACATTGTCAACAAATCCATTACCAGAGCAGTGATTATCGAAAGATTCATTTAACATCATAGCTGCCTCACAACAaccattttccttatttttctcaGCATCACCTCTTGAAGGAGATTTCTTCAATACGTCAAGAGCTGGCATCTCATTACCTTCCTGCGATTGATTAGAAGAATTAGTTGCCAATTCCGAGATGCACTCACACATATCAGTCAGAATTTTGATAACATCAAAATTTGGGTCAATGAGTTTATAAGACTGGAGACATCTCAGCTCCATCAGTCCTCTTAGTTCATCTATACTAGGCAATTGGAAATTTGGCCCTCCAAGAGCAGAATTGTAACTTAGAGAAATCGTCACCTCTCCCAATTGTGATGAGGCAATCTCTAGGATAGAAGGAATTTCATCAGGAACAGTAGCATGCTCGCAGCTGGTATGTCTCTCACTTCCTGAAGCTGAAGCACTAGAACCTGCAATTTCAGCTGCATGCAAGGATTCTGGAGGTTCCAGCCAATTTGATTTTTCAGTTGAAAAATCCCCAATTGGAAAATCTCTTCCGCTTAATGAATCTATTAAAAAATGTtatggtaaaataaataaataaataaaggattgAAAATGTTAGAAAATAGAAAGAGGGAAAAGCAACAACTCCTCAAGATAAGCATCATTACAATTTCAATATCCATCAATGTTGTAATTAAAATGCTGTTAGCAGATTGTCTATATAAAAAATGGAGTTATATACAACAGATTAGGATCAACACAGCAATAACTAATAAATTAGACGGAACTAATTGATATTCAGTTCAAGACTCATCATTTCTTTAAGCACAGACATGTAACCACTAAAACAACATATACAGGCATTTAAAATGCAAACTATTAAATCATACAAGTCAAAATTTTGCAAGTACATTGAACTCCTAGTCTGTCAATGgtataaaccaaaatgtaaaagtAGAAACATGTACAAACTGCAAATTCATTAGTCTGTGGAGAAAAGCATATACATGCGGAGAAAAGCATATATATGCatcacatctttatttctctttctttttaataaaGCCAGGTTCAACATATCCCAAACGTCTAAATTATCAAGTGTAGATATCAGCTGAAACCTGAATGTGTAACAACCCGAGATTATGTACGGCCAAGGTAATAGGTTGAGAACTATACAGTCTAAATTGTATGCCAAAATTTATAGGAGATACAGCTACATGGCATACTCCAGACCATGCTTTTcagtttttaagtaatttttgagTAAACTGGAAAAGCTGAATAGATAacaaaccatgaatattatatttCTACACCAGGACCCAATAAAAGCTGCACATAAAAGAATTAAGTGTTGAAAATGTGACCTCCTAAAAAGGTATTTCCACTGTTTTTAAACACTGGTTCATGACTTAAGAAACATGTAACCAATCCTATTAAAAGGATGTCCATTTTACAGTACAGATTACCAAACTTTATAACATCAAAATGGACTCAATTAAATTAGATGCTAGAGAATTGCCACAGAgctaataaaaaattgatttgaaatgaaaagtgAATTACGGAGGAAAAAGAAAGCAAACGGCATTAATATGGGAATTACAATAATTACCTGGCTGAATAACTGCAAGAGGAACCTCATCCTGTGGCATGTCATCAGTAAAGGGCTCTTCCTTGGGTATAATTAGTGCCTGAGTAGCAGAGACCCTATTGTTAGGAATAATACCAGGCTCAGGAGCTGGATCTTTAATACGCAAGGCAACAGATGCTCTCTCAGGGCCTTTTCCCTTGGAAGCAACATGAGGTGACATAGGTTCCTTTCCTTTGTAGTTAGGCCTAGGTTCTACAATCTGCTTTCCTTTATCCCTACCACTATGATGGGGTGAAACAGGAGCATGAGAGGGAGGCTGAGGGCAAACAGGACCAGGTGAAGCAGGCATGATTTCTGTCCTTATATTTCCAACATTGGACTGAAGTGACCGGTGTTGTAAAGAAGCAGGAGGTATTTCATTCTCCTCAACTTTAGGCTCTTTTAAAAGAGTTCCAGCAACATTAGAGCTTCCATTTGTATGAGAACAAGTGGCCAGCCCTTCTTGGTTTTTCAATCGTGCTCTTTTTAAGGGGCGAACAAGCTCAACAGGTGTGGAACCTTCTTCGTCAATGTCCTCCTGCTAGGTAAGAAAATCAAAACATATCAGTTGACGGAGATGGATGatgagaagaaggaaaaaaaattctgCAGAACCAGCATAAGTTAGAGAGGTGAGTCACGTACATCATGTGCAGTGCTTTTTTTAGGTTCTGACACCTGAAAAGCAAGAATAATATCAAAGACATCAAGAAATGAAAGTTGATCTTGaactaaaatatattataaaggaAAATGTACCTTGCTGTCCTCCTCCTCAAAGATAGCATCAGCAAGAACTCTATAATTCTCTGATTCAATTAGCTCCCAATTTTTGTCATACAGCTTTAGAAGCTTCTTCAATACTGGTTTCACTTTTTCCTCGCTAATTCCTATTTCCTTCATCGTGCGGAAGGCTTGCACAACTCTGGGGTTTGGTGCCATGATGCTTTATCAGCTATCACTTTTGCAGGCTTGCAAACACCGCTATTTTTACCTACATTTCTCCATTTTGGCCAAAGAAGGTAGGCAAGAACAGTCTGTCTCATTCCAGGATTGCAAACACCACTAAACTAAACATTTTTAACTTCTAATGTCTACAACTAAATTAAGAGAACTAAACAATAACCTAAAAATAAAGATCATCATATAACTTCAATTAATACAATTACACACTCAAGATCATTCAAGTTCAAGTAAGAAACCTAAAGCTAAAGCCTTCATGATTACACAAGCAAAAAAGATCAACCAATTCATTTTTTTACCTTAGCAAGAAAAAACCCTTGAAGATTAAATTAATCTAAATCTAAGACAGAAAACACCGCaggaatgagtttttttttttttttttaataaataaaattttcacatccTAGGAAAATTTAAGCACATTACATGAGCCTAGTACTTTCGTCTAATCTGATTTTCTTTGAAAGGAAAATCATCTTTAACGTTTCTAGAGAAGCTCAAAGTTTGGCTTtctaatttcttctttttctttcttttagtgTCGTTTCAGAGATCAAACAACTTCGTTTCAGCGAGCGTACTGCATTACCGAATACCGTACAGTTCAATTCATTGCTTATGAGGAAAAAGTTTTTCTAGACGACATTTTCCCATCAGACAAACAGAAGTTAAGCCAAGAATTTATCAAAAACCAATGCACTAagctgagaaaaaaaaattaaagcctCGGATTCAAATGTAACGGGAACAAAAACTTTGACAGAAAAATATGGGGAAAAAAAAACACTGAAAGTGAGAacgagaaagaaaaggaaagaatcgTAGACCAGAAAATCATACCAGAAATTTTCGGTGTGAGAGTGACCTTAGCGTTCGAAAGGTAAAAAATTGGAAAACATAGggcaatttttgggtttttgagaaaaaaaaaacgaaaaatacgataattattttttccttttgaaGAACAAAATGACAAGGTCAAAATCTACTATTAGTCCCTGTAGTATGCttaagttatggatttagtcactatattttaattttaattttaagaaatttaattttgtacttttttaaattgatcaattttaattattatacttttaaaattttaaaatttcaatcttgactCTAGTTAAACTATGTTATTAAGCATGTATTATGCGTAAAATTGTAGATTTGTTGGTACGAGTTATCAACAAGGATGAGAAGATGTTGAAGGGAAGTGTTGATTCACCTATGTCAAGCGAAAAATTGATGCAAAGAGAGAATGAGAATACTCTAAGGTTGTTGTGTAAGAGTTACCAGGGAGAGAAGTCGATCTCCCATCCCTCGTGCAGTCTAGCTTATATATGGGGTCATTGGTCATCTTGCAGTGTCGCGTGATGGTTTATACAATGTATTACAGGGTTGTGTGGGTTGGCCAAGTGTCATTACCATTACAGGTTAGTTGCCGTCATGTGTATTGCGTGGTACCTTTGTTCTTGGGATAGTACAAAATGGTTACATTTAGGTGGTCCCAATAAGCGGTGCACAATAGACCATCTCAAGGCTAGCTGGCAAGAGTTGTGGAGGGTCACCATGGACCATTCGACAGCTTGTCACGTGTTGTGCTGTAGTAGGGGTATAACAAAATTCAATCAATGTTCtacaattgaattatttttagtcattatatttttcaaattttagaatttcaatCTTGACATAAATTATTACGGTTAAATCaattaattagaatttttaattcACACATAGAAATAGCAAGGTGATAAtagtattacatatatatatcattttttccacattaaattttaaaaatagcataACTTAATGTATTTAACACTgccaatcaaaattttaaaatttagaaaatacaggtaaaataaccaaattaaaatatgaagACTAAATCCACAAATTATGTATAGTACAGGGACTATTTGCAGAATTTAACCCATTGGCTATGTTATAAAAGCGCGTGACGAAAACGCTAGTGTTGAGCCCACCTTGAGCGTGAAGTGGTTTCAATACTGAAGCTGTCAAATTTCTCCGTTATACTCCGTCCTCAAGAATCAGTTTCAAAAACCCTCTTCCATTTCGTAATATAAACCATGGCGGCTCAACCCAAACGCGGCGGAGTTTCCCTACCCGAGAGGCGGTCTGCCGCCAAGCCGGAATCCAACATCCTCGCCAGGATCACTTCCTCCCCTCTCGTTTCTCGTGGTAAGCAAGCCGCGTGCGACGCCGCTTTCGTCTCCAAGAAGCTCCTCCGTAGCACCGGAAAGGCTGCTTGGATCGCCGGAACAACTTTCTTGATCTTAGCTGTCCCTTTGATCATCGAGATGGACCGTGAGCAGCAGCTCAATGAGCTTGAGCTACAGCAAGCTAGTCTCCTTGGTGCCCCGCCTACTGCGTCCGTCAGTAAGTGATCAAGTCCGATTGGGTCATTTCAGGTCAGAGCTTGTTGTTTCATCAATTTTTTGCCTGTTTTAGGCCGTTCCCCTTGAGTTACAGTAACCTTTCGATCATGTATGAGTTTTAGATGTAGTTAAGGAATTCAAGATTTTACTTCTTTTTTGGTGTTTCAAGTTTGAATTTCTTGTGGAATGGCGTTGTTGGACTTGGTTTTATCAAGTTTTTGCTTATGAATTTCAAGTGAAACTGTGTTGTCTTTGATATTGTTGTAATAAAGTACTCGAAATTTAGGAGTTTTCATTTTTGCTACTTTTGAATGAGAACCAAATGATTATGGAATGATCTTTTCTTGGTTGCATCTTGATTAACCAAAGATTTACTGAAATAGTCAAATGCTATTACTTGATCGCTTTGCATTGAATATTGTTAGATTACATTGCAGCAGTTGAGTATACATGGCATGCATTGATGTTTGAAGAGTCCGCACTTGTATCTTGGAAATGTTCTCTTTCAGTATTGATCCTTTTTTATGAATTTCACTCTGGTGTTGACCATTATCTTTATTGATAAGTAGTTGGGACTTGGGAGTTGGAGTAGGGTCAAGAATTATTGGAAGCTCACCACACCCTCGATTTTGTAGTTCTCCCGATGATTCTGATATGCTTCAACTAGTTCTAGAATTTCAAGAATCATGAACCATTAGGATATGGGATTAGGTGCACCAAGGTAGTTAGAGTTTTAGCTTTGTTATGGCTATTTCTGATACcatgaaaattaaaatacatcAGTTCTTTTGACTTTCAATTTGAAGTTGGTGCTTCATAATATGTCATAAAGAAAACTTGGAGTTATTAAGTTCTTAATGGATTTGAGTTGTTAGATTCGTTGTTGAACTAATTATTCCGAGAGAATTTGAGGGTGTTTGTTTTCTAGTTGTATTGTTGGTTGTTAGACAGGAAAAATAAACGTCACAAGCAAGGATGAGGAGAATACCGTCTTTGTTGAACTTAAGGAATGTGATCCCTTTCttataaaagtttatttctaaagGTTCAGTGTGGTAAAGAATGTAATATAGGGTCTTCTGAGAGTACTCTTGCAGTAGAACCTCTTAGTTCAAGTTTTGGTCATTGGAGATTGGGATCAGGACACAGATTATATGCTGTCCAGGAGCATGCTAATCTTTTACTGTTTAGTAGGCTAAAAATCCTTCTGCCAAAAAATGCTGCTATTTCACCGAGTGCTTCATGTCTTTATTTTTCCTAATCTTTGGCATCAAGTCAATAGGGAATATTTGGTAACTACAACATAAGCTTTCAACACTCTTTTGGCAGTTTCACCTATGGCCATGTGAAATGCAATTTTGGGGATCAAATTATCAACGGAGGAGAAATTTCAAAATCACTGAACATAATTTGCCCTAGTGAGGGATGTTAGTATTCTAGAAGTTTTCTCTTGTAGCTCATATGATTATTTATTCATGTCACAAGCTCAAAACGACTTTTAAAGTGTAAACCTTAGACTAAAGAGGTTTAGGAAAGAAAGTCTTAGGCTTTTCTTGGAATGCAGACTGAAAGAAGTGAAGATGGAAAATTTGTCAATCAAATGGTTAAGATGCATGACCACCTTCCTACTCTATAGCTTAACCATTAGATTAACAAAATTTCCATCCTCACTTCTTTCCTTCTTTCGTACCAAGCAGAGCCTTACTATGTTTACATATCTTGCTTCAGCATCTGCTTCTTGGTTAACTTGCTTGTAACTCTAGACATAAGATGCAGGTGTAGGCATGTAGCGCAGCAGAGTGAAATGAAATTAGGCAATAGGTGCAACAATAAGAACTGATGAAGCATCATATGTAGATGAGGATGGTGGTCCAAATCTTGGCAAATATaaaagatttaaaagaaaaaaaccaaagTATTAGTTTGAGATGGATTCTGGGAACTATTTTCTTTGTATACGTGGTTGTGGCTTAAAACACGAGGTAATCTTAACTCATAGTGCCTCACCAACTTATTTAAACATCATGGCTGATAGAGAATTAGAGAGTTTGGACCCTAGTCTTGAAGAAGACTTATTGAAGATGATTTGTTTACTTTTAAGAGTAGTGGAGACAAAGTAATGGATATTATCAAGTATCAAACCTTAAAGGCATTATAGGACCAAAGAGTCCCCGGTACACGTGGTCTAAACCAATGCTTTTTAAGATTGGTGAACTGGGTTGACCCTTTGAGACCAGAAAATCAGAAAAGGAccctttacattttttttttcttgaacttCGATTATGGGTGAATAATAAGGATAAAGAAAAGCTAGTAGGCACTGGGTTCTATTGTATCTTTAAAATATAGTTGTTTTAAGGTCCTTTAATTTGGTCTCGAAATGGTGGTATGCTTTACAAGGTCCCTTTCTTTTGAAGTTTAAAGCATGAAGAACAGAAGACTTAGTTAATTTTTCTTGTGAGGTATCTCTGCTTTTGTAGGATTAAAATTCATTCCTTTTGTAAGAAATGTTAATCTTGATATTCTGGTTATATGGTTTGTTTGTGATTTGAATTGCAGAGATGGTTAGTTCATCTGGCAATCCTTCAAACAATATGAAGCATTTCAAAATGCTTAAATCGTTTATGTCAGCATTTTTGTTTTAGGAATCAGATTTCGGCCAGGGCTGGCGCCAGGTACGGGTAGGATCCTTGGCCCGAAAAACAGTAAAATAGCAATCAAGTCCTTTAGAAATTATAGAATTATAAAGTAGTATAATGATGAAATTGCATTTTGATCCCTATAAAAATTTTCTACCTTCTGCCTTCGGCTTAATCTATAGAGCTTGTgattcttattttattgtttttaataataaaaaagagtatggggttagacaaaaaaaaatatcGTTATTTATGACCtttgaaaacaaaatgaaatcaTTTTCAAAAGTGAGAAAATCACCTTCATCAAGACTTCacaattttattagaaaaaagaacaaatatatatatatatatggtcacCGGAgggaaaatttgaaaactgaattctcttgattaaagtttatattaaatttatattataaccatattctaaatttataaatttagataATTTCTTTCGTGGGTTAACATttgtatataatttatattttttaatttttggttcaaaaagattttttatttttaaattctaaatacaATAATATTTTCAATCATAATCATTACTCAACCAGTAACACAGTTTAAATTAACCACTTAactataataaaacaaaagagaaagcCCACTAATTCAACTAAAAATTATTCAGAATAAATCTAAAGAGAAAATTCACTTACAAATTATATAAAACACCCGAAATTCTAGGGATGTGCAATAAAGAGCATTAATCTTCATCcgtttaaaaattattaaactataaaagttttaaaacagaaattatatattaaaaggGCTATATATAGATAATTTATTACTTGTAACATTATTTTgtcaattatatttttattattttatcaataattattatttaaatatttttgtaaccttttttatttcattcGACTCTAGAGGTGTACTATAGAACTTAGTCATTATCAAACTTAGTCATTATCAAAATGCGTGGCATTCATTACGGGTTTTTTAcagtttttattttgtatttatctTCTAAATTACAGATGTCATAATTAGAGAGTTAAAGCTGTGACGTGTCAGCTAACCAGCAGAATAGGGCGTGGAAAGATATAATGATTCAGCTGTATCGGATCTTATCAACTGGGTCCCACTCTTCCAACcggcaatttcataatttaaatattaaaaaattattaataagaaACAAACTGATAAATTGCACTCTAGGTCACTGAActtttagtaagtttatattttggtcacttaacttttgACTATTCAAAAATTTCCATGTAAGTCCCTGaactttttaaatgtttttatttaagtcacttgGTTAATTTTTTGATGTTAGTGTTtgagatcaaagaagaaaattatttagattttagTTCATAGATTTGTGAcgttcaaaaatatttaaaagagaaggagaatgatagcttttgattgatgtatatatTGTGAATAGAGAAAGTCTGCAACAGCGATTTTAACAACCTACTGACTGgagtgaaaattttcaaataatttaatgatccttttataaatttttaaagttgagtgactaaaatataattttattgataGTTTAATCACCTTGGTGTAATTTacctgaaaaggaaaaaaatatagaaaaaccgtGGATTCTATCTTGTCTCCTGGCCCCCAAACCGTCCAATATCAGACAAAAAGCCACGCCGccctcaaaaaataaaaaaaacaagcaAAACATGTGTGTTTATGATTGTTCCtctgattttatatatataaaaatattattcggACCTGAAAACATTATAGTAATCGGAACTGAAACcttgtttataaaaaaaaaaaaagaggaagtgGAGGGAATGAAGGGTTTTGATTTGTTGCGGGTGGGTCTAATGTTAATGATATGTCGAGCTGTCAATgtttttttatcatttcattcaaaatccgTGTGTTTTACTTACTAATTTGGTAAAATTCTGTTATTAGTACCTGGGTAAGTTACGGATTTagctttatactttaattttggtCAATTTTAGTGATAATATGTT is a window of Gossypium hirsutum isolate 1008001.06 chromosome D08, Gossypium_hirsutum_v2.1, whole genome shotgun sequence DNA encoding:
- the LOC107942156 gene encoding probable inactive histone-lysine N-methyltransferase SUVR1 isoform X1, translating into MAPNPRVVQAFRTMKEIGISEEKVKPVLKKLLKLYDKNWELIESENYRVLADAIFEEEDSKVSEPKKSTAHDQEDIDEEGSTPVELVRPLKRARLKNQEGLATCSHTNGSSNVAGTLLKEPKVEENEIPPASLQHRSLQSNVGNIRTEIMPASPGPVCPQPPSHAPVSPHHSGRDKGKQIVEPRPNYKGKEPMSPHVASKGKGPERASVALRIKDPAPEPGIIPNNRVSATQALIIPKEEPFTDDMPQDEVPLAVIQPDSLSGRDFPIGDFSTEKSNWLEPPESLHAAEIAGSSASASGSERHTSCEHATVPDEIPSILEIASSQLGEVTISLSYNSALGGPNFQLPSIDELRGLMELRCLQSYKLIDPNFDVIKILTDMCECISELATNSSNQSQEGNEMPALDVLKKSPSRGDAEKNKENGCCEAAMMLNESFDNHCSGNGFVDNVGRKELVVAPQHHLTSNELRRVLDASDITKGEENFEISWVNEINKEFPTPFQYISDNLVFQNAHVSFSLSRIGDERCCPTCLGDCLLSQKPCVCACQAGGKFAYTPEGVIKEDFLEECISMTRDPQKQCLLNCTECPLERSKADDFPEPCKGHLQRKVIKECWIKCGCNKQCGNRVVQRGVNYKLQVFLTPDGKGWGLRTLENLPKGAFVCEFVGEILTIPEFYARNREKHTSPVLLDAYWGLKGVPKDEEALCLDATCYGNVARFINHRCLDANLIEIPVEVETPDLHYYHLAFFTTREVHALEELTWIEDPMHFVMQDYGIDFDDLDHHVKTFQCRCGSKFCRNMKRSIRSKSATR
- the LOC107942156 gene encoding histone-lysine N-methyltransferase SUVR4 isoform X8, whose protein sequence is MAPNPRVVQAFRTMKEIGISEEKVKPVLKKLLKLYDKNWELIESENYRVLADAIFEEEDSKVSEPKKSTAHDEDIDEEGSTPVELVRPLKRARLKNQEGLATCSHTNGSSNVAGTLLKEPKVEENEIPPASLQHRSLQSNVGNIRTEIMPASPGPVCPQPPSHAPVSPHHSGRDKGKQIVEPRPNYKGKEPMSPHVASKGKGPERASVALRIKDPAPEPGIIPNNRVSATQALIIPKEEPFTDDMPQDEVPLAVIQPDSLSGRDFPIGDFSTEKSNWLEPPESLHAAEIAGSSASASGSERHTSCEHATVPDEIPSILEIASSQLGEEGNEMPALDVLKKSPSRGDAEKNKENGCCEAAMMLNESFDNHCSGNGFVDNVGRKELVVAPQHHLTSNELRRVLDASDITKGEENFEISWVNEINKEFPTPFQYISDNLVFQNAHVSFSLSRIGDERCCPTCLGDCLLSQKPCVCACQAGGKFAYTPEGVIKEDFLEECISMTRDPQKQCLLNCTECPLERSKADDFPEPCKGHLQRKVIKECWIKCGCNKQCGNRVVQRGVNYKLQVFLTPDGKGWGLRTLENLPKGAFVCEFVGEILTIPEFYARNREKHTSPVLLDAYWGLKGVPKDEEALCLDATCYGNVARFINHRCLDANLIEIPVEVETPDLHYYHLAFFTTREVHALEELTWDYGIDFDDLDHHVKTFQCRCGSKFCRNMKRSIRSKSATR
- the LOC107942156 gene encoding probable inactive histone-lysine N-methyltransferase SUVR1 isoform X4, with product MAPNPRVVQAFRTMKEIGISEEKVKPVLKKLLKLYDKNWELIESENYRVLADAIFEEEDSKVSEPKKSTAHDEDIDEEGSTPVELVRPLKRARLKNQEGLATCSHTNGSSNVAGTLLKEPKVEENEIPPASLQHRSLQSNVGNIRTEIMPASPGPVCPQPPSHAPVSPHHSGRDKGKQIVEPRPNYKGKEPMSPHVASKGKGPERASVALRIKDPAPEPGIIPNNRVSATQALIIPKEEPFTDDMPQDEVPLAVIQPDSLSGRDFPIGDFSTEKSNWLEPPESLHAAEIAGSSASASGSERHTSCEHATVPDEIPSILEIASSQLGEVTISLSYNSALGGPNFQLPSIDELRGLMELRCLQSYKLIDPNFDVIKILTDMCECISELATNSSNQSQEGNEMPALDVLKKSPSRGDAEKNKENGCCEAAMMLNESFDNHCSGNGFVDNVGRKELVVAPQHHLTSNELRRVLDASDITKGEENFEISWVNEINKEFPTPFQYISDNLVFQNAHVSFSLSRIGDERCCPTCLGDCLLSQKPCVCACQAGGKFAYTPEGVIKEDFLEECISMTRDPQKQCLLNCTECPLERSKADDFPEPCKGHLQRKVIKECWIKCGCNKQCGNRVVQRGVNYKLQVFLTPDGKGWGLRTLENLPKGAFVCEFVGEILTIPEFYARNREKHTSPVLLDAYWGLKGVPKDEEALCLDATCYGNVARFINHRCLDANLIEIPVEVETPDLHYYHLAFFTTREVHALEELTWDYGIDFDDLDHHVKTFQCRCGSKFCRNMKRSIRSKSATR
- the LOC107942156 gene encoding histone-lysine N-methyltransferase SUVR4 isoform X6; amino-acid sequence: MAPNPRVVQAFRTMKEIGISEEKVKPVLKKLLKLYDKNWELIESENYRVLADAIFEEEDSKVSEPKKSTAHDEDIDEEGSTPVELVRPLKRARLKNQEGLATCSHTNGSSNVAGTLLKEPKVEENEIPPASLQHRSLQSNVGNIRTEIMPASPGPVCPQPPSHAPVSPHHSGRDKGKQIVEPRPNYKGKEPMSPHVASKGKGPERASVALRIKDPAPEPGIIPNNRVSATQALIIPKEEPFTDDMPQDEVPLAVIQPDSLSGRDFPIGDFSTEKSNWLEPPESLHAAEIAGSSASASGSERHTSCEHATVPDEIPSILEIASSQLGEEGNEMPALDVLKKSPSRGDAEKNKENGCCEAAMMLNESFDNHCSGNGFVDNVGRKELVVAPQHHLTSNELRRVLDASDITKGEENFEISWVNEINKEFPTPFQYISDNLVFQNAHVSFSLSRIGDERCCPTCLGDCLLSQKPCVCACQAGGKFAYTPEGVIKEDFLEECISMTRDPQKQCLLNCTECPLERSKADDFPEPCKGHLQRKVIKECWIKCGCNKQCGNRVVQRGVNYKLQVFLTPDGKGWGLRTLENLPKGAFVCEFVGEILTIPEFYARNREKHTSPVLLDAYWGLKGVPKDEEALCLDATCYGNVARFINHRCLDANLIEIPVEVETPDLHYYHLAFFTTREVHALEELTWIEDPMHFVMQDYGIDFDDLDHHVKTFQCRCGSKFCRNMKRSIRSKSATR
- the LOC107942156 gene encoding probable inactive histone-lysine N-methyltransferase SUVR1 isoform X2, which gives rise to MAPNPRVVQAFRTMKEIGISEEKVKPVLKKLLKLYDKNWELIESENYRVLADAIFEEEDSKVSEPKKSTAHDEDIDEEGSTPVELVRPLKRARLKNQEGLATCSHTNGSSNVAGTLLKEPKVEENEIPPASLQHRSLQSNVGNIRTEIMPASPGPVCPQPPSHAPVSPHHSGRDKGKQIVEPRPNYKGKEPMSPHVASKGKGPERASVALRIKDPAPEPGIIPNNRVSATQALIIPKEEPFTDDMPQDEVPLAVIQPDSLSGRDFPIGDFSTEKSNWLEPPESLHAAEIAGSSASASGSERHTSCEHATVPDEIPSILEIASSQLGEVTISLSYNSALGGPNFQLPSIDELRGLMELRCLQSYKLIDPNFDVIKILTDMCECISELATNSSNQSQEGNEMPALDVLKKSPSRGDAEKNKENGCCEAAMMLNESFDNHCSGNGFVDNVGRKELVVAPQHHLTSNELRRVLDASDITKGEENFEISWVNEINKEFPTPFQYISDNLVFQNAHVSFSLSRIGDERCCPTCLGDCLLSQKPCVCACQAGGKFAYTPEGVIKEDFLEECISMTRDPQKQCLLNCTECPLERSKADDFPEPCKGHLQRKVIKECWIKCGCNKQCGNRVVQRGVNYKLQVFLTPDGKGWGLRTLENLPKGAFVCEFVGEILTIPEFYARNREKHTSPVLLDAYWGLKGVPKDEEALCLDATCYGNVARFINHRCLDANLIEIPVEVETPDLHYYHLAFFTTREVHALEELTWIEDPMHFVMQDYGIDFDDLDHHVKTFQCRCGSKFCRNMKRSIRSKSATR